GCGGTAGAAGGCGTCGTGCTCGGTGAAGGCCGGGACCTGGGACAGGGGAGGCAGGGAGTGGACGTACTCGCTCTGGTAGCCGCGGAACTCGAAGGTCAGCACGCAGAGGGTGCGGCCGATGGTGTAGATGTCCGAGGCGACCGAGGGCCCGACCTCGGCCACCTCGGGCGCCTGGTAGCCGACCGTGCCGTAGATGGGGGAGTCCAGGTCGTCCTGCCGGCGCACGCCGCCGAGGTCGATGAGCTTGATGCCGTCGCCCTCGTGGATGAGGTTGTCCGGCTTGAAGTCGCAGTAGAGCAGCCCGAGCTCGTGCAGGTGGGTGAAGGCCGGCAGCACCTCGATGACGTAGGCCAGGGCCTGGTCGACGGGGAAGGGCGCGTAGCGGCCGGCCTGGGCCATCCGGTCCTGCAGCAGCTGCTTGAGCGAGCGGCCTCCCACGTGCTCCATCACCGTGTAGGCGTCCTCGTCGTGCTGGACGGTGTTGTAGATCTCGACGATCAGCGGGTGCTTGACCTGGGCCAGGAACTGCTGCTCGGCGACGGCGGCGTCGAGGGCGTCCTCGTCACCGGTGTTGAGCAGCCCCTTGAGCACGACGAACCGGTCCGACACGTTCTTGTCCCGGCCGAGGTAGATCCACCCCATCCCGCCGTGGGCGAGGGCGCCGACGTTCTCGTACTGGCCCGCCACCAGCTCGCCGGGCTCCAGCTTGGGCGTGAAGGAGTAGGGGGCGCGGCACTGCGGGCAGAAGCCCTGCTGGCGTCCCTCCGCCTGCCCGGCGGCCCGCCCGACGTCGGCGCCGCAGGCGGGGCAGACGCGGCGGTCCTCGGGGACCCGGGGGTCGACCATGAGCTTCTCGGTCGGGTCGGTCACCGGCACGTCCGGCACGTCGGTCAGGCCCAGGCCCAGCCGGGAGCGGCGACCGGCCGCACCGGCACGGCGGCGCCGCACCCGGGCCGCGCGCACGGCCTGCTGCGTCTGACCCGGCGCCGGCGTGGCGACCACCTGCACCGACCCCTGCGCCGGGTCCGCCCCAGCGGACGATGCTGCTCCGGACGTCGTCGGGGCCGCGTCCGCGGCGCGGACCGGGTCCGGGCGCACCGGGGTCGCCTCGATCGGCGCCTGACGCGGCTCGGGGGCACCGCAGACGTTGCACCAGCCGTCCTCGTACTGGCCGGTGCACCCGGGCTCCTGGCACGCGGTCACGGTCGTCCTCCCATCGCGGTGGCGAAGCTCTCCTGCGCCTGGACGAGGGCCTGCAACCGGGTGAGGTCGGTCGGGCGGGTCGCCAGGAGGGCGTCGGTCTGGTCGGCCAGGGCCTCGATGGCCGGCTCGGGCTCTCCCGACGCCTGGGTCAGCCGCCGCCGGACCTGGGCGGCGCGCTCGGTGAGGTCCTCCAGCCGGGTGAGCGCGGCGGCGTACTCGCCCTGCGCGACCGTGAGGGCACGCTCGACGCGCTCCAGCCGCTCCCGGTATGCCGTCAGCTCGGCCGGGTCGCCAGGCACCGGACCCAGGGCGGCGACGTCGGGCACGCCGAGCCGGGGCGCCGGGGTGACCGTGGCGCGGGCGCGGTGGGCCAGCGCGCGGACCGCCTCGCCGCGCGCGGACAGCTCGGCGACCTCCCGGGTGGCCTGGGCGTGGTCGGCCTTGGCGTGCGCCCGGGCCGAGGCGGCGACGATGAGGTCGCGCTCCACGGTGGCCGCCTGCGACTCCAGCGGTCCCAGCAGCCCGCCGACGTCCGCGCCCCGGGCGGCCCGGTCGGTGACCTCGGTGAGCCGCTCGTCCAGCTCGCGGTGCGCCGCGGCCGCCGAGCCGGAGCGGGAGTCCGGGATGAGCGCGACCTGGTCGGCGATCCGCTCCACCTGCTGCCGCAGCGCCCGCAGCCGGCCGGACAGGTCGGGGTCGGCCCCGTCCAGGCGCAGCCGGGAGCGCAGCGACGAGGCCAGCGAGTCCGACAGCCGGCAGGCCTCGGGCAGCGAGACCGCCAGCGACTGGGACCCGCGGGTGCCCGGCTGCTCCAGGCTGCCCCAGACGAGGGTGGTGATCCGTCGTCGCTCCTGCTCGCCCACCCGTCCGCTGTCCCAGGTCGCCTGGATGAGCGCCAGCCGGTCCGCCACGGCCTGCCAGAGGGTCATCGAGAGGGTCACGTCCGGGGTGACCGCGGCCCGTTCGCGGGGGTCGGCGACGGCCAGCGCGGCCTCGTCGAGGGCGGCCAGCTCCGTGCGTCGGCGGTCCTTCCACCGCAGCAGGGCGTCGAGGTAG
This genomic window from Serinicoccus chungangensis contains:
- a CDS encoding serine/threonine-protein kinase — protein: MTACQEPGCTGQYEDGWCNVCGAPEPRQAPIEATPVRPDPVRAADAAPTTSGAASSAGADPAQGSVQVVATPAPGQTQQAVRAARVRRRRAGAAGRRSRLGLGLTDVPDVPVTDPTEKLMVDPRVPEDRRVCPACGADVGRAAGQAEGRQQGFCPQCRAPYSFTPKLEPGELVAGQYENVGALAHGGMGWIYLGRDKNVSDRFVVLKGLLNTGDEDALDAAVAEQQFLAQVKHPLIVEIYNTVQHDEDAYTVMEHVGGRSLKQLLQDRMAQAGRYAPFPVDQALAYVIEVLPAFTHLHELGLLYCDFKPDNLIHEGDGIKLIDLGGVRRQDDLDSPIYGTVGYQAPEVAEVGPSVASDIYTIGRTLCVLTFEFRGYQSEYVHSLPPLSQVPAFTEHDAFYRVVARCCAPDPNDRFLSVEELRSQLVGVLRQVVAASGTDRPATLSAHSPAFDPPVTTGETLSWWELPELQRDDTDPMLDWISGRSTNDPQATYEALGGAPEETPEVFLARARAGIRMGQRGWVEEAVRGLLAEDPWDWRGSWVRGLWALSQAEGEHVRERAQEAGGHFAAVRDALPGEIAPRMALALATELAGYDQAAELDYERAWRTDAAYVAPAAFGLHRVRMQRGDVDGAIAALDSVPASSRAHPRARWLRAELLRRRGGLADLREAMHSVTRLTLDPRQRAQFNAVIYEQALAQVTEHGPKPDWRVGEVPVTRDALQRALEREYRVLADYTPDPQERAGLIDRANAVRPWSWT